Proteins encoded by one window of Pseudomonas coleopterorum:
- a CDS encoding sigma-E factor negative regulatory protein yields the protein MSREALQESLSAVMDNEADELELRRVLTALDDVEVRATWARYQLVRAVMHKDLLDPRLDLSTAVSVAIAEDIAPAPAARGPWRSLGRLAVAASVTVAVLAGVRLYNQDDITGSELAQQQPAQQAPSTPMVQGPAVLAGYTPDSSDAPGPMASGVLKGQEGLNDQRLPGYLRQHSQEAAAKGSDTALPSARSASMENR from the coding sequence ATGAGTCGTGAAGCCCTGCAGGAATCGCTGTCCGCAGTGATGGATAACGAAGCGGACGAATTGGAACTGCGTCGGGTACTGACCGCGTTGGACGATGTCGAGGTCCGTGCCACCTGGGCACGTTATCAGCTCGTTCGTGCCGTCATGCACAAGGATCTTCTGGATCCACGTCTGGATCTGTCGACGGCGGTGTCGGTAGCCATTGCCGAAGACATCGCCCCAGCCCCGGCCGCTCGCGGCCCGTGGCGCAGCCTCGGTCGTCTGGCCGTAGCGGCATCGGTGACCGTTGCGGTGCTGGCCGGTGTTCGCCTGTACAACCAGGACGACATCACCGGATCCGAGCTCGCTCAGCAGCAGCCAGCCCAGCAAGCCCCGTCGACCCCGATGGTGCAAGGTCCAGCCGTGCTGGCCGGTTACACACCGGACAGTTCCGACGCGCCCGGCCCGATGGCCAGCGGTGTGCTCAAAGGCCAAGAAGGTCTGAACGACCAGCGTCTGCCGGGTTACCTGCGTCAGCATTCGCAAGAAGCCGCTGCCAAAGGTTCCGACACTGCCCTGCCATCTGCCCGCTCCGCGAGCATGGAAAACCGTTAA